A genomic window from Motacilla alba alba isolate MOTALB_02 chromosome 2, Motacilla_alba_V1.0_pri, whole genome shotgun sequence includes:
- the VCPIP1 gene encoding deubiquitinating protein VCPIP1: MSQPQQPPPPSPQQQPQPPPPSVSKKRDRRIFSGTCPDPKCQARLFFPAHGPQGSGSIECTDCGRRHEQRQLLAVEEVTDPDLVLHNLLRNALLGVSGAGPPRRNTELVKVHGLSNYHCKLLAPILARYGMDKQTGKAKLLTEMNQGDIFDCSLLGDRAFLIEPEHVETMGYGKDRSGSLIYLHDTLEDIKKANNSQECLIPVHVDGDGHCLVHAVSRALVGRELFWHALRENLKKHFEENLSHYKALFHDFIDAAEWEDIINECDPLFVPPEGVPMGLRNIHIFGLANVLHRPIILLDSLSGMRSSGDYSATFLPGLIPLEKCMGKDGMLNKPICIAWSSSGRNHYIPLVGIKGAALPKLPRKLLPKAWGVPQDLIKKYIMLEEDGGCIIGGDRSLQDKYLMRLVAAMEEVFMSKHGIHPSLVADVHQYFYRRTGVIGVQPEEVTAAAKKAVMDNRLHRCLICGALSEHHVPPEWLAPGGKLYNLAKSTHGQLRPDKNYSFPLNSLVCSYNPVKDVLVPDYGLSNLTVCNWCHGNLMRRVREDGSVLYIDGDRTNTRSSGGKCGCGFKHYWEGKEYDNLPEAFPITLEWGGRVVRETVYWFQYESDTSLNSNVYDVAMKLVTKHFPGEFGSEILVQKVVNTILHQTAKKNPDDYTPVNIDGAHAQRADDVQQGQEVESQLPTKIILTGQKTKTLHKEELNMSKAERTIQQNIADQASVMQKRKSEKLKQEHKGQPRTASPGAVREGPSSAPATPTKTPYSPTSAKEKKIRITTNDGRQSMLTLKCTTTFLELQESIAREFNIPPYLQCIRYGFPPKELLPPKEGMENEPVPLQHGDRIAIEILKGKEEGRQAASAHSAHAVKHEDIAVTSKISSKDLQEQVDKEMYSLCLLATLMGEDVWSYAKGLPQLFQQGGVFYSIMKKTTGLADGKHCTFPHLPGKNFVYNAAEDRLELCVDAAGHFPIGPDVEELVKEALSQVRAEAASRSREASPSHGILKLGSGGVVKKKSEQLHNITAFQGKGHSLGTASSSQQHDQRARETPLLRKHSTETDFSPSAKIEPSVFTAASGNSELIRIAPGVVTMRDSRQLDPTLIEAQRKKLQEMVSSIQASMDRHLRDQNTEQSASVDVSQRKVEAVSSTAKTGSFQAALPESFSAPSGTEPLNTESTDGNMVNSVGTTFPARSKAQKGNSVEELEEMDSQDAGITNATEPMDHS; encoded by the exons atgtcccagccccagcagccgccgccgccgtcccctcagcagcagccgcagccgccgccTCCGTCCGTCTCCAAGAAGCGAGACCGGCGCATCTTCTCGGGCACCTGCCCCGATCCCAAATGCCAGGCGCGGCTGTTCTTCCCGGCGCACGGGCCGCAGGGCAGCGGCAGCATCGAGTGCACGGACTGCGGGCGGCGCCACGAGCAGCGGCAGCTGCTGGCCGTGGAGGAGGTGACGGACCCCGACCTGGTGCTGCACAACCTGCTGCGGAACGCGCTGCTGGGCGTCAGCGGCGCCGGCCCGCCCCGCAGGAACACGGAGCTCGTCAAAGTCCACGGCCTCTCCAACTACCACTGCAAGCTCCTGGCCCCCATCCTGGCCCGCTATGGGATGGACAAGCAGACTGGCAAAGCCAAGCTCCTCACGGAGATGAATCAGGGAGACATCTTTGACTGCTCCCTCCTGGGCGACCGCGCCTTCCTCATCGAGCCGGAGCACGTCGAAACCATGGGTTACGGGAAGGACCGCTCCGGCAGCCTCATCTACCTGCACGACACCCTGGAGGACATCAAGAAGGCCAACAACAGTCAAGAGTGCCTCATTCCTGTCCACGTGGATGGAGATGGCCACTGCCTTGTCCATGCAGTCTCACGTGCGCTTGTTGGCAGGGAACTGTTCTGGCATGCTCTCCGAGAGAATCTAAAGAAGCATTTTGAGGAGAATCTAAGCCACTACAAGGCACTTTTCCATGACTTTATTGATGCTGCAGAGTGGGAGGATATTATCAATGAATGTGACCCTTTGTTTGTTCCTCCAGAAGGTGTGCCAATGGGCCTTAGGAATATTCACATCTTTGGTCTGGCCAATGTGCTTCACCGGCCTATCATCCTGTTAGACTCCTTGAGTGGAATGCGAAGCTCTGGAGATTATTCAGCAACATTCCTCCCTGGTCTGATACCTCTGGAAAAATGCATGGGGAAAGATGGCATGTTGAACAAGCCGATCTGTATTGCGTGGAGTAGCTCAGGACGTAACCATTATATTCCTTTGGTTGGAATAAAAGGTGCTGCTTTACCTAAGCTGCCTAGGAAGCTGCTTCCTAAAGCCTGGGGAGTTCCTCAAGACCTCATCAAAAAATACATCATGTTAGAGGAGGATGGTGGTTGTATTATTGGAGGAGACAGAAGTTTGCAGGATAAGTACTTGATGAGGCTTGTTGCTGCAATGGAGGAGGTTTTCATGAGTAAACACGGTATCCACCCCAGTCTTGTAGCTGATGTGCATCAGTATTTCTACAGAAGGACTGGTGTAATAGGGGTCCAGCCCGAAGAGGTCACTGCAGCTGCCAAAAAAGCAGTGATGGACAACCGCCTTCACAGGTGCCTCATCTGTGGGGCTCTTTCAGAGCATCACGTTCCCCCAGAGTGGCTGGCTCCTGGGGGGAAGCTGTATAACCTGGCAAAAAGTACTCATGGCCAGCTAAGGCCTGacaaaaattacagttttcccCTGAACAGTTTGGTGTGTTCTTACAACCCTGTGAAGGATGTGCTGGTACCAGACTATGGCCTGAGTAATTTGACTGTTTGTAACTGGTGCCACGGTAACTTAATGCGTCGTGTCCGAGAAGATGGGTCTGTTTTGTATATTGATGGAGACAGAACTAATACCAGGTCTTCAGGTGGCAAATGTGGCTGTGGATTCAAGCATTACTGGGAAGGTAAAGAGTATGACAATCTGCCTGAAGCTTTTCCTATAACTCTAGAGTGGGGTGGAAGAGTGGTGAGAGAGACTGTCTACTGGTTCCAGTATGAAAGTGACACCTCTTTGAACAGCAACGTGTATGATGTCGCCATGAAACTTGTTACCAAGCACTTCCCCGGTGAATTTGGTAGCGAGATTCTTGTGCAGAAAGTTGTCAACACAATACTGCACCAAACTGCCAAAAAGAACCCTGATGATTATACCCCTGTAAATATCGATGGTGCTCACGCCCAAAGAGCTGATGATGTACAGCAAGGACAAGAGGTAGAGTCGCAACTTCCAACCAAAATCATTTTGACCGGACAGAAGACTAAAACTTTGCACAAGGAGGAGTTGAATATGAGCAAGGCTGAAAGAACTATTCAGCAGAACATTGCGGACCAGGCTTCCGTAATGCAGAAACGGAAAAGCGAAAAATTGAAACAAGAGCATAAAGGGCAGCCCAGGACTGCTTCCCCTGGGGCTGTTCGTGAGGGGCCCTCGTCTGCACCCGCTACACCCACCAAAACCCCCTACTCTCCAacatctgcaaaagaaaagaagattcGAATAACCACCAACGACGGGAGGCAGTCAATGCTTACCTTGAAGTGCACTACCACCTTCTTGGAGCTCCAGGAAAGCATAGCGAGGGAATTTAATATTCCCCCGTATTTGCAATGTATTCGCTACGGCTTTCCTCCAAAAGAGCTTCTGCCTCCCAAAGAAGGCATGGAAAACGAGCCTGTTCCTTTGCAGCACGGTGACAGGATTGCCATAGAAATTCTGAAGGGCaaggaggaaggcaggcaggctgccTCAGCTCACTCAGCCCATGCTGTGAAGCATGAAGATATTGCTGTGACCAGTAAGATCTCATCGAAGGATCTGCAAGAGCAAGTCGACAAGGAGATGTATTCACTCTGTCTTCTGGCAACGCTCATGG GAGAAGATGTTTGGTCTTACGCAAAGGGGCTTCCTCAGTTGTTTCAGCAGGGTGGAGTCTTCTACAGCAtaatgaagaaaacaacag GTTTGGCTGATGGCAAGCACTGCACTTTTCCACATCTGCCTGGTAAAAATTTTGTGTACAATGCAGCAGAGGACAGACTAGAGCTGTGTGTGGATGCTGCTGGGCACTTCCCAATTGGTCCTGATGTTGAAGAGCTGGTCAAAGAGGCCTTAAGTCAAGTGCGAGCAGAAGCTGCTTCAAGAAGCAGGGAAGCAAGTCCTTCGCATGGAATACTGAAGCTGGGTAGTGGTGGAgtagtgaaaaagaaatctgaacaGCTACATAACATAACTGCATTTCAAGGAAAGGGTCATTCCCTAGGAACTGCATCTAGTAGTCAACAACATGATCAAAGAGCCAGGGAAACACCACTTTTAAGAAAGCATAGCACAGAAACGGACTTCAGTCCTTCTGCTAAAATTGAGCCTTCTGTATTCACAGCTGCTTCTGGTAACAGTGAGCTTATTCGAATTGCTCCGGGAGTTGTGACAATGAGAGACAGCAGGCAGCTTGACCCCACTTTGATTGAGGCACAGAGAAAAAAGTTGCAGGAAATGGTCTCTTCTATTCAGGCTTCAATGGATAGACATTTGCGGGATCAGAATACAGAGCAGTCAGCATCAGTTGATGTATCTCAAAGAAAAGTAGAGGCAGTGAGTTCAACTGCTAAAACTGGGAGCTTTCAGGCTGCCTTACCCGAATCATTCTCTGCACCAAGTGGTACTGAACCCTTGAATACTGAATCAACTGATGGTAACATGGTGAATTCTGTGGGAACAACATTCCCTGCAAGGTCTAAAGCACAAAAGGGAAATTCTGTTGAGGAGCTTGAGGAGATGGATAGTCAAGATGCAGGAATCACTAATGCAACTGAGCCAATGGATCACTCTTGA